The Bos taurus isolate L1 Dominette 01449 registration number 42190680 breed Hereford chromosome 18, ARS-UCD2.0, whole genome shotgun sequence genome has a window encoding:
- the ZNF567 gene encoding zinc finger protein 567 isoform X1, with the protein MAQGSVSFKDVTVDFSQEEWQHLDPAQKTLYMDVMLENYCHLISVGCHMTKPDVILKLERGEEPWTSFKGHTCLEENWKAEDFLLKFKEQQDKYSRSVILINHKKLVNENRSTCEKTLTLSKNPINSKKLPPEYDTREKILKNVSELIISNLSPTRRRLSECNGYGKSLLNTKPETAHSGVKSHNQCGRTISHNEKITQYHKMETPAQSFEYNDCEKAFLKRGGPVTHSRTYRRGNTSDYNKRRRTTNIEKKHTCTECGKSFCRKSVLILHQGIHTEEKPYQCHQCGNSFRRKSYLIDHQRTHTGEKPFVCNECGKSFRLKTALTDHQRTHTGEKSYECPQCRNAFRLKSHLIRHQRTHTGEKPYECSDCGKSFRQKTTLSLHQRIHTGEKPYICKECGKSFHQKANLTVHQRTHTGEKPYICNECGKSFSQKTTLALHEKTHNEEKPYICNECGKSFRQKTTLVAHQRTHTGEKSYECPHCGKAFRMKSYLIDHHRTHTGEKPYECNECGKSFSQKTNLNLHQRIHTGEKPYICNECGKSFRQKATLTVHQKIHTGQKSYECPQCGKAFSRKSYLIHHQRTHTGEKPYKCSECGKCFRQKTNLIVHQRTHTGEKPYICNECGKSFSYKRNLIVHQRTHKGENMEMQ; encoded by the exons ATGGCTCAG GGATCAGTGTCATTCAAAGATGTGACTGTGGACTTCAGTCAGGAGGAGTGGCAGCACCTGGATCCTGCTCAGAAGACACTCTACATGGATGTAATGTTGGAAAACTATTGCCATCTCATTTCTGTAG GGTGTCACATGACCAAGCCTGATGTGATCCTCAAATTGGAACGAGGAGAAGAACCATGGACATCATTTAAAGGTCATACCTGCTTAG aagaaaactggaaagctGAAGACTTTTTATTGAAATTCAAGGAACAGCAAGATAAATATTCTAGATCAGTTATATTAATCAACCACAAAAAGCTGGTTAACGAGAACCGTAGTACAtgtgaaaagacacttactttgAGTAAAAACCCTATTAATTCAAAAAAGCTACCTCCTGAATATGACACTcgtgaaaagattttaaaaaatgtttcagaatTAATCATCAGTAATCTAAGTCCTACAAGAAGGAGACTTAGTGAGTGTAATGGGTATGGGAAATCACTCCTCAATACTAAACCAGAGACAGCTCACTCTGGAGTCAAATCTCATAATCAATGTGGGAGGACCATCAGTCATAATGAAAAGATCACACAATATCATAAGATGGAAACTCCAGCACAGTCATTTGAATATAATGACTGTgagaaagcctttttaaaaagaggaggcCCAGTTACACATAGTAGAACTTATAGAAGGGGAAACACATCTGATtataataaaagaagaagaacaaccaATATTGAAAAAAAGCATACGTGCACTGAATGTGGGAAGTCCTTTTGCAGGAAATCAGTATTGATTCTGCATCAGGGAATTCACACAGAAGAAAAACCCTATCAATGTCATCAGTGTGGAAATTCATTTAGGAGGAAATCCTATCTCATTGATCATCAGAGAACTCACACGGGAGAGAAACCCTTTGTTTGTAATGAATGTGGTAAGTCTTTCCGCCTAAAGACAGCCCTCACTGATCATCAGCGAACACATACAGGGGAGAAATCATATGAATGTCCACAATGTAGGAATGCCTTTAGATTGAAATCACACCTCATTCGTCATCAGAGaactcacacaggagagaaaccgTATGAGTGTAGTGACTGTGGAAAGTCTTTCCGCCAGAAGACAACACTCTCCctacatcagagaattcatacaggAGAAAAACCCTATATTTGTAAAGAATGTGGAAAGTCCTTTCATCAGAAGGCAAACCTTACTGTACATCAAAGAACTCATACAGGGGAAAAACCCTATATTTGTAATGAATGTGGAAAATCCTTCTCCCAGAAGACAACCCTTGCTCTTCATGAGAAGACTCATAATGAAGAGAAACCTTATATTTGTAATGAATGTGGAAAATCCTTCCGCCAGAAGACAACCCTCGTGGCACATCAGAGAACACATACAGGGGAAAAATCCTATGAATGTCCTCACTGTGGGAAGGCTTTTAGAATGAAGTCATACCTCATTGATCATCACAGaactcacacaggagagaaaccatatgaatgtaatgaatgtggaaaatccttcagtCAGAAGACAAATCTCAATTTACATCAGAGAATccatacaggagagaaaccttatattTGTAATGAATGTGGGAAGTCTTTTCGCCAGAAAGCAACCCTCACTGTACATCAGAAAATACATACAGGGCAGAAATCCTATGAATGCCCTCAGTGTGGGAAAGCCTTTAGCAGGAAATCATATCTCATTCATCATCAAAGAActcatacaggagagaaaccatACAAGTGTAGTGAATGTGGGAAGTGCTTCCGACAGAAGACAAATCTCATTGTACATCAGAGAACTCACACAGGGGAGAAACCTTATATTTGTAATGAATGTGGTAAGTCCTTCAGTTATAAGAGAAATCTTATTGTCCATCAGAGAACTCACAAGGGAGAAAACATGGAAATGCAGTAA
- the ZNF567 gene encoding zinc finger protein 567 (The RefSeq protein has 2 substitutions compared to this genomic sequence): protein MAQGSVSFKDVTVDFSQEEWQHLDPAQKTLYMDVMLENYCHLISVGCHMTKPDVILKLERGEEPWTSFKGHTCLEENWKAEDFLLKFKEQQDKYSRSVILINHKKLVNENGSTCEKTLTLSKNPINSKKLPPEYDTREKILKNVSELIISNLSPTRRRLSECNGYGKSLLNTKPETAHSGVKSHNQCGRTISHNEKITQYHKMETPAQSFEYNDCEKAFLKRGGPVTHSRTYRRGNTSDYNKRRRTTNIEKKHTCTECGKSFCRKSVLILHQGIHTEEKPYQCHQCGNSFRRKSYLIDHQRTHTGEKPFVCNECGKSFRLKTALTDHQRTHTGEKSYECPQCRNAFRLKSHLIRHQRTHTGEKPYECSDCGKSFRQKTTLSLHQRIHTGEKPYICKECGKSFHQKANLTVHQRTHTGEKPYICNECGKSFSQKTTLALHEKTHNEEKPYICNECGKSFPQKTTLVAHQRTHTGEKSYECPHCGKAFRMKSYLIDHHRTHTGEKPYECNECGKSFSQKTNLNLHQRIHTGEKPYICNECGKSFRQKATLTVHQKIHTGQKSYECPQCGKAFSRKSYLIHHQRTHTGEKPYKCSECGKCFRQKTNLIVHQRTHTGEKPYICNECGKSFSYKRNLIVHQRTHKGENMEMQ from the exons ATGGCTCAG GGATCAGTGTCATTCAAAGATGTGACTGTGGACTTCAGTCAGGAGGAGTGGCAGCACCTGGATCCTGCTCAGAAGACACTCTACATGGATGTAATGTTGGAAAACTATTGCCATCTCATTTCTGTAG GGTGTCACATGACCAAGCCTGATGTGATCCTCAAATTGGAACGAGGAGAAGAACCATGGACATCATTTAAAGGTCATACCTGCTTAG aagaaaactggaaagctGAAGACTTTTTATTGAAATTCAAGGAACAGCAAGATAAATATTCTAGATCAGTTATATTAATCAACCACAAAAAGCTGGTTAACGAGAACCGTAGTACAtgtgaaaagacacttactttgAGTAAAAACCCTATTAATTCAAAAAAGCTACCTCCTGAATATGACACTcgtgaaaagattttaaaaaatgtttcagaatTAATCATCAGTAATCTAAGTCCTACAAGAAGGAGACTTAGTGAGTGTAATGGGTATGGGAAATCACTCCTCAATACTAAACCAGAGACAGCTCACTCTGGAGTCAAATCTCATAATCAATGTGGGAGGACCATCAGTCATAATGAAAAGATCACACAATATCATAAGATGGAAACTCCAGCACAGTCATTTGAATATAATGACTGTgagaaagcctttttaaaaagaggaggcCCAGTTACACATAGTAGAACTTATAGAAGGGGAAACACATCTGATtataataaaagaagaagaacaaccaATATTGAAAAAAAGCATACGTGCACTGAATGTGGGAAGTCCTTTTGCAGGAAATCAGTATTGATTCTGCATCAGGGAATTCACACAGAAGAAAAACCCTATCAATGTCATCAGTGTGGAAATTCATTTAGGAGGAAATCCTATCTCATTGATCATCAGAGAACTCACACGGGAGAGAAACCCTTTGTTTGTAATGAATGTGGTAAGTCTTTCCGCCTAAAGACAGCCCTCACTGATCATCAGCGAACACATACAGGGGAGAAATCATATGAATGTCCACAATGTAGGAATGCCTTTAGATTGAAATCACACCTCATTCGTCATCAGAGaactcacacaggagagaaaccgTATGAGTGTAGTGACTGTGGAAAGTCTTTCCGCCAGAAGACAACACTCTCCctacatcagagaattcatacaggAGAAAAACCCTATATTTGTAAAGAATGTGGAAAGTCCTTTCATCAGAAGGCAAACCTTACTGTACATCAAAGAACTCATACAGGGGAAAAACCCTATATTTGTAATGAATGTGGAAAATCCTTCTCCCAGAAGACAACCCTTGCTCTTCATGAGAAGACTCATAATGAAGAGAAACCTTATATTTGTAATGAATGTGGAAAATCCTTCCGCCAGAAGACAACCCTCGTGGCACATCAGAGAACACATACAGGGGAAAAATCCTATGAATGTCCTCACTGTGGGAAGGCTTTTAGAATGAAGTCATACCTCATTGATCATCACAGaactcacacaggagagaaaccatatgaatgtaatgaatgtggaaaatccttcagtCAGAAGACAAATCTCAATTTACATCAGAGAATccatacaggagagaaaccttatattTGTAATGAATGTGGGAAGTCTTTTCGCCAGAAAGCAACCCTCACTGTACATCAGAAAATACATACAGGGCAGAAATCCTATGAATGCCCTCAGTGTGGGAAAGCCTTTAGCAGGAAATCATATCTCATTCATCATCAAAGAActcatacaggagagaaaccatACAAGTGTAGTGAATGTGGGAAGTGCTTCCGACAGAAGACAAATCTCATTGTACATCAGAGAACTCACACAGGGGAGAAACCTTATATTTGTAATGAATGTGGTAAGTCCTTCAGTTATAAGAGAAATCTTATTGTCCATCAGAGAACTCACAAGGGAGAAAACATGGAAATGCAGTAA